The Plasmodium vivax chromosome 13, whole genome shotgun sequence nucleotide sequence GAAgtatcttcttcttcagatGATTCAACTGGTTGGCAGGAAATTGAGGATTTATCATATATCTTAAGGTATTCCATTATGTATTCAATAAATTCATTACAATATTCTTTAACggaattatcatttttactAAAACATTTCgttgtaaataataaatatgaataccTAGCATCTTCAAGATATTTGCAATATTTCttattacatatttctttattcatGTTATCTGTATTATTATATGCctcgaaaaataaataataatcataatactcttttaattttttaataatggGTAGTGATTTAACATCATGTTCACATTCAAAACTTTTCTCTCTTTTGTTCCGTTCCCATATACTAAGAAGCTGAGTTATCTGAGCGTTCTTAATTTCTTTGGCTATTACTTGATCATAAAACCAgtatttcaaataaaaacaaagttTATGTTTATCTACACTTATGTCTTCAGCAGGTTGAGCTAATAATTTTGGTATTAGCTTTAAATTTCTGTCCAGTTTTCTATAAAATTCTTGAAGAGGCGAATCTAGAGACTTATCGCCATTAAAGGAatcacaaaaatataatgaatcaGCAGTGTTGTCGCATATTTTGTCAAAATGATGGTgataaaaagtatata carries:
- a CDS encoding variable surface protein Vir21, putative (encoded by transcript PVX_086350A), with amino-acid sequence MASNAKAYTLKDFSDNNHELKKTDLYTFYHHHFDKICDNTADSLYFCDSFNGDKSLDSPLQEFYRKLDRNLKLIPKLLAQPAEDISVDKHKLCFYLKYWFYDQVIAKEIKNAQITQLLSIWERNKREKSFECEHDVKSLPIIKKLKEYYDYYLFFEAYNNTDNMNKEICNKKYCKYLEDARYSYLLFTTKCFSKNDNSVKEYCNEFIEYIMEYLKIYDKSSISCQPVESSEEEDTSHQEEVKASGKVSPPRGVRGVEEDEDDDDIAEEPGTEEEGEEVKMGFGSPFTPGFHTPGRSISHRSTEIDNLMPIVYPSPTSEDTSRKTSTVASVSSVGIGCTLYLLYKFTPVGSFLYPRVQNIKNKINNLIGGQTEVQQDAYNFYPTHMDMNRINIAYQSR